CCGCCTGCTCCTCGGTCGGCAGGCCGCTATGGGTCATGCGCAGCAGCGTGCCGCCGTCGCGTTCGATCAGGTCGATCTCGATCAGGCTCGAGCCGGGCGGCACTTCCTGTCCGCCCTCCCAGCCGAAGGTGTAGGCGAGACGATGCACCGGCACGACCTCGCGGAAGGCGCCGCGGCCGACGCCGCCGCGCGGGCCGATGCCTTTGAGCAGATAGAGTCCGCCGGGATGCGGCTCGGTGGTCGCATCCGAGCCCATCCAGCTCAGGATCTTCTCGGGGTCGGTCAAATAGGCAAAGACGGTGGCGCGGGGGGCCGCGATCTGGGTTTCGCGTCGCACTACGAAGGATTCGGTCATCGGCGATCATCCTTGGTCTTGCCTTGGGCTGACGATGGGACATGGCGGCGCCATGGAGCTCCGTCAAGGATTGCTCGTGACAAAGTCGGTCTCGCTTCGCCATCATCGGATCATGCAGCTCTCCCCGACCCTCGCCTGGCTCGTCGACGCCGCCTCGGACAGTCCCGGGGCCGATCGCCTGCTGGCGGAACTCGGCGCTCATCTGGTCGCCGACGGCGTCCCGCTTGCGGCCGGCAGCCTGACGCTGGAGGTGCCGCATCCCCTGATCGCGAAACGGACCTGGCTGTGGCGTGCCGATACTGGCCGGGTGATCGAAGCGCTCGGCTTTGCACCGGGCGGCCTCGCGCCCGACCTACCCAACGATGCCGGCCGCCGCTGGCTGCGCGACATCGCGGCCGGCGAGGTGCACGAAGACGTCGTCGGACGACAAGATGGCCCGCTGCTCGGCTGGATCGGACCGCGGCCGTTCACGTCAGGTGAAACCGCGCAATTGCGTGAAGCCGCGCGGTTTGCCGCAACGCCGCTGGCCGTGCTCGCCGCCCGCGCCACCTTGCGGGCGACGCTGGAGGCCTATCTCGGCAAGCGCAGCGCGGCGCGTGTGCTGACGGCGCCGCTGCGGCGCGATCTCGGCGAGACCATTCAGGCTGCGCTGCTCTATGCGGATCTGCGCAACTTCACGATCCTCTCGGAGACCACACCACCTGCCGACGTCATTGCGGCGCTCGATGCCTGGTTCGATCGCATCGCCGGCGCGGTCCATGCCTTCGGCGGCGAGGTGCTGAAATTCATCGGCGACGGCGTGCTCGCGATCTTTCCGGTGGTCGAGGCGTCACCGCGCCATGCCTGCGATGCCGCGCTGCGTGCCGCAGGCGCGGCCGAAGCCGGCATGGCGTATCTCAACGCGGAGCGCAGCGCGCAAGGATTGCCGCCGCTATGGTTCGGTGTCGCGCTTCATCTCGGCGAGATATTGTGGGGAAATATCGGCGCCGCCAACCGGCTCGACTTCACCGCGATCGGTCCCGCCGTCAATCTTGCCAGCCGCCTCGAGGGATTGTGCAAGCCGCTCGGCAGGACCGTGCTGGTGTCGGGCGCACTTGCTGCGGAGACGGAGATGCCTCTGATCGCGCTCGGACTGCACAAGCTGCGCGGCATTGCCTCGCCGTGCGAGGTGCTCGCGCTGCCGGAGACGCAAGCGCGGATTTCGTAGCGCCTACATCCCGCCCATCTTGCAGACGAGCTTCCACTCCTCGGCCGTCACCGGCTGCACTGACAGGCGCGAATATTTCACCAGCGCCATGTCGGCGAGCTTCTTGTCGGCCTTGATCGCGGCCATCGTCACCGGTGTCTTCAAGGGCTTGTCGGCCTTGATATCGACGCAGACGAATTTCTCGGTCTTGTCGGTCGGGTCGGGATAGGCCTCCTTGATGATCTCGGCGATGCCGACGATCTCCTTGCCCTCGTTGGAGTGATAGAAGAACGCCTTGTCGCCCTTCTTCATGTTCACGAGGTTCTGGCGCGCGGTGTAATTGCGCACGCCGGTCCAGGCCTCGCCCTTGGCGCCCTTCGCGACCTGCTGGTCCCAGGACCACACTGAGGGCTCGGATTTCACCAGCCAGTAGTTCATTGCACCTCACTCCATTCCTGGATGCGCCGTCTCGCCGCCGCGATGTTTAGGGCACGGGGATGCCCGCGACAAGCACGGGCATCCGATATCCATCGCGGGCACTCATTCCTTCACATAGCGATCGAAGAACTTTGCAATGTCGGTGAAGGCTTCCCTGGTCTCCGGCGCGTTGATGTTGAACTGGTACTGCGCATGAGACTGGCCTTCATAGACGTTGAGATCCGCAACCACGCCGGCACGGCGCAATTTGCGATGCGTGCGAACCGTGTTGCTGAGGAACAGGTCGCGCGTGCCTGAGGTGAGGATGGTCGGCGGGAAGCCCTTGAAGTCACCGTAGATCGGCGAGATGTAGGGATTCTTCAGGTCGGTCCCGTTGGCATAGAGCTTTGCGGCGCGGCCGAGCCAGCCGTCCCAGGTCACCAGCACGTTGTCGACCCACTCATTGCTGGCATAGGTGTCGCCGACCTTGTCGATGTCGGACCACGGCGTGCCCGGCGCGATCGCCGCCGGCCTCGGCAGCTTCTCGTCCCTGGCCCGCAGCACCATCGCGAGCGTCATCGCGCCGCCCGTCGACGTGCCGAAGATCGCCATCCGGCGTGAGTCGTGGTCTTTGGTGACCTCCTTCCAGACCGCCATCGCATCATCCATCGCGGCGGGATAGGGGAAATCGGGCGGCATGCGGTAGTCGACCGAGATGACCTTGAAGCCGCCAAAGCCCGCCATCATGATCGCTTCCGGCAACGCGGCTTCGCCCGGCCCGAACACATAGCCGCCGCCATGGACGTGGACCAGGAGGCGCCGCCGGTTCTCGGGCGGGATCCTGTTGGGCATGACGATGAAACAATGCACGCCAGCGATCTTCGTCTCCTCGACCTTGACGCCGAGCTTCTCCTTCATGGTCGGAACGTTCGCGATCGACAGCTTTGCGCGCCGCTCGATCAGCTCCTTCCATTCGGCCGGAGTTTTCGGATCGGCATTGAAATGCGGTGGAAACGGCGCGCCGATCATGGCCTGCATGTCGGAGCTGACGTCGTTGGACGGATTGACGATGGATTTGACGGGCGCGACCCGCTTGCCGTTTTCGGCATTGGCTGCGGCCTCGTTCTTGGCGAGCTCGTCATAGGAGATCGCGGCCTCGCTGTAGGCCGTGGTCGGTAACGAAATGGCGGCAAGTGTAACGATGGCGATCGAAACGATCGCGTGCTGCGGTTTGCGCATGCGGTTTCCCCTGGGATCCGTTTGATTATTGTTGGACCGGGATCCTGCGGTGTACCGCTAGGCTAGACCAGCGTGCACAGGCCGTGAAGTACTACCCGACGCTCGGGTGCTATTCCTCGGCCTTGAAGGGGCGCGTCAGCAGCCCTTCGATCGCGGCGTCGATCGTCAGCCGGCCGTCCAGGATGGCGGCGACCGCCTGCGAGACCGGCATGTCGACGTTCCGCGCCGCTGCGAGCTCGACCAGCACCGGCGCGGTGAAGGCACCTTCCGCCAGCTTGCCGGCCGGCGCGGCCTCGCCGCGGCCGAGCGCGATACCGAGCGCGAAATTGCGCGATTGCGCGGTCGAGCAGCTCAGCAAGAGGTCGCCGAGGCCGGAGAGGCCCGAGAGCGTTTCCGTGCGGGCGCCGCAGGCGCGCCCAAACCGCGCCAGCTCGCTGAAGCCGCGCGTGGTCAGTGCGGCGAGCGCTGAGGCGCCGAGGTTGCGGCCGACCACGATGCCGGCGGCAATCGCCAGCACGTTCTTGGCGGCGCCGCCGATCTCGACACCGCGGATGTCGGTGGAGTGATAAGGCCGGAATGTCGGCGAGCCCAGCGCCTGCACCAGCGCGCTCGCCAAGGCTTCGTCCTTCGCCGCCAGTGTCACCGCCGTGGGCAGGCCGCGCGCGACGTCGTCGGCAAAGCTCGGGCCCGACAGGATCGCAGGCTGCGCCTGCGGCGCGGCTTCCGCGATGACGTCAGTCATGAATTTGTGGGTGCCGTGCTCGATGCCCTTGGCGCAGCCAATGATCGGCGCCGGCTTCGCCAGATGCGAGGCGAGCATGTTGACCGCACCGCGCAGATGCTGCGCCGGGGTTGCGATCAGGATCATGTCGGCACGTGCGGCGTCGGCAAGCTCGTGCGTGACGGCGATCTCAGGCGCCAGCCGTACGCCGGGCAGCCGCGGATTGTCACGGGTCGATGCGATCCGCGTCGCATGCTCCGCAGTGCGCGCCCAGAGCGTCACGTTCCGCCCTGCCCGCGCCGCCACGGTCGCCAGCGCCGTGCCCCAGGCGCCGGCCCCGATCACAGCGACGGACTGGAACGCGGTCATGGCTCGATCTCTCCACTCCCTCTCCCCGCTTGCGGGGAGAGGATTGGGCTGAGGGGGAGGGTCCGCGGAGACGGTGACAGAGAGACTCGCGGAGAGCCCCCCTCACCCGGATTGCATCTGCGATGCAACCCGACCTCTCCCCGCACGCGGGGCGAGGTGAAGCTGAGCTCTTGGCGACACCATACCATTCAGTATCCCGCCCGCGTCTTGCTGTAACCCGCCGGCGCCGTCGCGTTGGCGTCGAGCAGCCAGCGCGCGCGCGGCTGCGCCTCCATCGTGTCGGTCAAGCCGAGCGCGAGGCGTTCGGCGCCGGCCCAGGCGATCATCGCGCCGTTGTCGGTGCAGAGCGCGGGCGGCGGCATGATCAGCTGCGTTCCGGCCTGCCGCGCGACGTCATCCAGCGCGCCGCGGATCGCCTGATTGGCGGCGACACCGCCGGCCGCCACGAGCGCGCGCGGCGCGCCGAACTGCTCGCGGAACAACTTCAGGCCGACGCTCAATCGGTCGGCGGTCGAATCGAGCACGGCGGCCTGGAAGCTGGCGCAGAGATCGCTGATATCCTGCGGCGTGATCTCAGCCAGCCGGCTCGCCTCGGTGCGCACCGCCGTCTTCAATCCCGACAGCGAGAAATTGGCATCGGGGCGTCCCTGCATCGGCCGCGGGAACGCAAAGCGCGTGGCATCGCCGCTTGCGGCGGCGCGCTCGACCTGCGGTCCGCCGGGATAAGGCAGACCCAACATCTTCGCGACCTTGTCGAAGGCCTCGCCGATCGCGTCGTCGACGGTGGTGCCGAGCCGCACATATTGGCCGACGCCGGTGACCGCGACGATCTGGGTATGACCGCCGGAGGCGAGAAAGAGGCAGTAGGGAAATTCGATCCCATCGGTGAGGCGCGGCGTCAGCGCATGCGCCTCGAGATGATTCACCGCAACCAGCGGCGTGTCGTGCACCATCGCGATCGCCTTCGCGGTGGTGAGCCCGACGATGACGCCCCCGATCAGGCCAGGTCCCGCGGCCGCCGCGACGCCGTCGAGCCGAGTAAAGCCGATGCCGGCCTCGCTCATGGCGCGGTCGATGATGCCGTCGAGCAGGT
The genomic region above belongs to Bradyrhizobium arachidis and contains:
- a CDS encoding SRPBCC family protein, with product MTESFVVRRETQIAAPRATVFAYLTDPEKILSWMGSDATTEPHPGGLYLLKGIGPRGGVGRGAFREVVPVHRLAYTFGWEGGQEVPPGSSLIEIDLIERDGGTLLRMTHSGLPTEEQAAAHATGWAHYLGRLTTAAAGGDPGPDRGVSTKA
- a CDS encoding adenylate/guanylate cyclase domain-containing protein, with protein sequence MQLSPTLAWLVDAASDSPGADRLLAELGAHLVADGVPLAAGSLTLEVPHPLIAKRTWLWRADTGRVIEALGFAPGGLAPDLPNDAGRRWLRDIAAGEVHEDVVGRQDGPLLGWIGPRPFTSGETAQLREAARFAATPLAVLAARATLRATLEAYLGKRSAARVLTAPLRRDLGETIQAALLYADLRNFTILSETTPPADVIAALDAWFDRIAGAVHAFGGEVLKFIGDGVLAIFPVVEASPRHACDAALRAAGAAEAGMAYLNAERSAQGLPPLWFGVALHLGEILWGNIGAANRLDFTAIGPAVNLASRLEGLCKPLGRTVLVSGALAAETEMPLIALGLHKLRGIASPCEVLALPETQARIS
- a CDS encoding EVE domain-containing protein codes for the protein MNYWLVKSEPSVWSWDQQVAKGAKGEAWTGVRNYTARQNLVNMKKGDKAFFYHSNEGKEIVGIAEIIKEAYPDPTDKTEKFVCVDIKADKPLKTPVTMAAIKADKKLADMALVKYSRLSVQPVTAEEWKLVCKMGGM
- a CDS encoding alpha/beta hydrolase, with the protein product MRKPQHAIVSIAIVTLAAISLPTTAYSEAAISYDELAKNEAAANAENGKRVAPVKSIVNPSNDVSSDMQAMIGAPFPPHFNADPKTPAEWKELIERRAKLSIANVPTMKEKLGVKVEETKIAGVHCFIVMPNRIPPENRRRLLVHVHGGGYVFGPGEAALPEAIMMAGFGGFKVISVDYRMPPDFPYPAAMDDAMAVWKEVTKDHDSRRMAIFGTSTGGAMTLAMVLRARDEKLPRPAAIAPGTPWSDIDKVGDTYASNEWVDNVLVTWDGWLGRAAKLYANGTDLKNPYISPIYGDFKGFPPTILTSGTRDLFLSNTVRTHRKLRRAGVVADLNVYEGQSHAQYQFNINAPETREAFTDIAKFFDRYVKE
- a CDS encoding NAD(P)H-dependent glycerol-3-phosphate dehydrogenase is translated as MTAFQSVAVIGAGAWGTALATVAARAGRNVTLWARTAEHATRIASTRDNPRLPGVRLAPEIAVTHELADAARADMILIATPAQHLRGAVNMLASHLAKPAPIIGCAKGIEHGTHKFMTDVIAEAAPQAQPAILSGPSFADDVARGLPTAVTLAAKDEALASALVQALGSPTFRPYHSTDIRGVEIGGAAKNVLAIAAGIVVGRNLGASALAALTTRGFSELARFGRACGARTETLSGLSGLGDLLLSCSTAQSRNFALGIALGRGEAAPAGKLAEGAFTAPVLVELAAARNVDMPVSQAVAAILDGRLTIDAAIEGLLTRPFKAEE
- the tsaD gene encoding tRNA (adenosine(37)-N6)-threonylcarbamoyltransferase complex transferase subunit TsaD, coding for MLVLGIETTCDETAAAVIERAPDGRGRILSNIVRSQVEEHARFGGVVPEIAARAHVDLLDGIIDRAMSEAGIGFTRLDGVAAAAGPGLIGGVIVGLTTAKAIAMVHDTPLVAVNHLEAHALTPRLTDGIEFPYCLFLASGGHTQIVAVTGVGQYVRLGTTVDDAIGEAFDKVAKMLGLPYPGGPQVERAAASGDATRFAFPRPMQGRPDANFSLSGLKTAVRTEASRLAEITPQDISDLCASFQAAVLDSTADRLSVGLKLFREQFGAPRALVAAGGVAANQAIRGALDDVARQAGTQLIMPPPALCTDNGAMIAWAGAERLALGLTDTMEAQPRARWLLDANATAPAGYSKTRAGY